The proteins below are encoded in one region of Pithys albifrons albifrons isolate INPA30051 chromosome 25, PitAlb_v1, whole genome shotgun sequence:
- the FAM117A gene encoding protein FAM117A isoform X2, producing MVGVGAALAGPAAPSAPAGLQPLRATVPFQLQQRRGDAARAVSSVPCATTEKLRERRTCSLDTIVGSYLLGQWPRDSDRASPAGTRDKATQPCFSPQTPPWWPEAEVAPGSASAQRRAASWGSADHRREIARLKQQLQRTKLSGRSGKEKEKSCPFPGDHTLLGSLQDSPSAFPCPSPALRLSPCLHRSLEGLNQELEEVFVREQGDEELLRVLDVPDGHRAPAPAQPDSMDASLALEPGSTLWSSLSPSLQSPGRPSEAQPEPREKDRSSPSPVPAFAASPRPNHSFVFKREPPEGCERVRAFEEAPPPIPPEPFQCPDKNKVHFSPSGSAFCPVRLARPLFPAMEFPGVGFLLRSFPAAPGAFLERLPETPARNCEPWKHGQPEESSHAVFQSSLVA from the exons ATGGTGGGGGTGGGTGCTGCGCTCGCCGGGCCcgctgccccctctgcccccgCGGGGCTGCAGCCGCTCCGCGCCACCGTCCCCTTCCAGCTGCAGCAACGCCGCGGAGATGCGGCCCGGGCAG tgtccagtgtcccctgtgccaccacGGAGAAGCTCCGGGAGCGCCGGACCTGCTCCCTGGACACCATCGTGGGCTCGTACCTGCTGGGCCAGTGGCCTCGGGACAGCGacagagccagccctgctggcaccaggGACAAGGCCACCCAG CCGTGTTTCTCGCCGCAGACCCCGCCATGGTGGCCCGAGGCAGAGGTGGCACCGGGCAGTGCCAGCGCCCAGCGCCGCGCGGCGTCCTGGGGCAGCGCCGACCATCGCCGGGAG ATTGCCAggctgaagcagcagctccagcgcACGAAGCTCAGCGGCCgcagtgggaaggagaaggagaagagctGCCCGTTCCCAGGGGACCACACGCTCCTTGGATCACTGCAG GACTCTCCTTCAGCCTTCCCTTGTCCATCTCCCGCCCTGAGGCTCAGCCCCTGCTTGCACAGGAGCCTGGAGGGCCTgaaccaggagctggaggaggtgtTTGTGAGGGAACAGGGagatgaggagctgctgagg GTCCTGGATGTTCCTGACGGGCACAGGGCGCCGGCGCCCGCCCAGCCGGACTCCATGGATGCATCCCTGGCCCTGGAGCCGGGCAGTAccctctggagcagcctgtccccatccctgcagagcccagggaggcCCTcggaggcacagccagagcccagggagaAAG aCAGGAGCAGCCCTTCTCCAGTCCCAGcctttgctgcttctcctcGGCCCAACCACAGCTTCGTGTTCAAGCGGGAGCCCCCCGAGGGCTGCGAGCGAGTCCGAGCCTTCGAGGAGGCCCC CCCTCCCATCCCACCGGAGCCTTTCCAGTGCCCGGACAAGAACAAAGTGCACTTCTCCCCGTCGGGCTCCGCCTTCTGCCCCGTGCGCCTGGCGCGGCCGCTCTTCCCTGCCATGGAATTCCCTGGCGTGGGATTCCTGCTCCGGAGCTTCCCGGCCGCTCCCGGCGCCTTCCTGGAGCGCCTGCCCGAGACTCCCGCCCGGAATTGCGAGCCCTGGAAGCACGGCCAGCCCGAGGAGAGTTCCCACGCCGTGTTCCAGAGCTCCCTCGTGGCGTGA
- the FAM117A gene encoding protein FAM117A isoform X4, which translates to MVGVGAALAGPAAPSAPAGLQPLRATVPFQLQQRRGDAARAVSSVPCATTEKLRERRTCSLDTIVGSYLLGQWPRDSDRASPAGTRDKATQIARLKQQLQRTKLSGRSGKEKEKSCPFPGDHTLLGSLQDSPSAFPCPSPALRLSPCLHRSLEGLNQELEEVFVREQGDEELLRVLDVPDGHRAPAPAQPDSMDASLALEPGSTLWSSLSPSLQSPGRPSEAQPEPREKDRSSPSPVPAFAASPRPNHSFVFKREPPEGCERVRAFEEAPPPIPPEPFQCPDKNKVHFSPSGSAFCPVRLARPLFPAMEFPGVGFLLRSFPAAPGAFLERLPETPARNCEPWKHGQPEESSHAVFQSSLVA; encoded by the exons ATGGTGGGGGTGGGTGCTGCGCTCGCCGGGCCcgctgccccctctgcccccgCGGGGCTGCAGCCGCTCCGCGCCACCGTCCCCTTCCAGCTGCAGCAACGCCGCGGAGATGCGGCCCGGGCAG tgtccagtgtcccctgtgccaccacGGAGAAGCTCCGGGAGCGCCGGACCTGCTCCCTGGACACCATCGTGGGCTCGTACCTGCTGGGCCAGTGGCCTCGGGACAGCGacagagccagccctgctggcaccaggGACAAGGCCACCCAG ATTGCCAggctgaagcagcagctccagcgcACGAAGCTCAGCGGCCgcagtgggaaggagaaggagaagagctGCCCGTTCCCAGGGGACCACACGCTCCTTGGATCACTGCAG GACTCTCCTTCAGCCTTCCCTTGTCCATCTCCCGCCCTGAGGCTCAGCCCCTGCTTGCACAGGAGCCTGGAGGGCCTgaaccaggagctggaggaggtgtTTGTGAGGGAACAGGGagatgaggagctgctgagg GTCCTGGATGTTCCTGACGGGCACAGGGCGCCGGCGCCCGCCCAGCCGGACTCCATGGATGCATCCCTGGCCCTGGAGCCGGGCAGTAccctctggagcagcctgtccccatccctgcagagcccagggaggcCCTcggaggcacagccagagcccagggagaAAG aCAGGAGCAGCCCTTCTCCAGTCCCAGcctttgctgcttctcctcGGCCCAACCACAGCTTCGTGTTCAAGCGGGAGCCCCCCGAGGGCTGCGAGCGAGTCCGAGCCTTCGAGGAGGCCCC CCCTCCCATCCCACCGGAGCCTTTCCAGTGCCCGGACAAGAACAAAGTGCACTTCTCCCCGTCGGGCTCCGCCTTCTGCCCCGTGCGCCTGGCGCGGCCGCTCTTCCCTGCCATGGAATTCCCTGGCGTGGGATTCCTGCTCCGGAGCTTCCCGGCCGCTCCCGGCGCCTTCCTGGAGCGCCTGCCCGAGACTCCCGCCCGGAATTGCGAGCCCTGGAAGCACGGCCAGCCCGAGGAGAGTTCCCACGCCGTGTTCCAGAGCTCCCTCGTGGCGTGA
- the SLC35B1 gene encoding solute carrier family 35 member B1, which yields MFPMRFAASRAPSGARGGAGGAGAAARREGPAARMRPAVAPRDVVLEPPAEPAMGAAPAALPERLRLPLCCVGVFACYFYYGILQESITRGRYGQGPQQEQFRFALTLVFIQCVLNAAFAKLLIQLVDAPRVDRTQRWLYGACSLSYLGAMVSSNSALQFVSYPTQVLGKSCKPIPVMLLGVTLLRKKYPPAKYLCVLLIVAGVALFLYKPKKGAGGDDHTFGYGELLLLLSLTLDGLTGVSQDHMRNHYQTGSNHMMLNVNLWSTLFLGAGILFTGELWEFLSFTERYPHIIYNILLFGLTSALGQSFIFMTVVYFGPLTCSIITTTRKFFTILASVVLFANPITSMQWVGTILVFLGLGLDAKFGKGAKKTSH from the exons ATGTTCCCGATGCGTTTCGCGGCGTCCCGCGCCCCGAGCGGGgcccgcggcggggccggcggcgcgGGGGCGGCCGCGCGGCGTGAGGGCCCCGCGGCGCGGATGAGGCCGGCGGTGGCGCCGCGGGATGTGGTGCTGGAGCCGCCGGCGGAGCCCGCGATGGGAGCGGCACCCGCGGCACTGCCCGAGCGCCTCCGGCTGCCCCTCTGCTGCGTCGGCGTGTTCGCCTGCTACTTCTACTACGGCATCCTGCAGGAGAGCAT CACGCGCGGCCGGTACGGGCAGGGGCCGCAGCAGGAGCAGTTTCGGTTCGCGCTCACGCTCGTGTTCATCCAGTGTGTGCTCAACGCTGCCTTCGCCAAGCTCC tgaTCCAGCTGGTGGATGCCCCGCGCGTGGATCGCACCCAGCGCTGGCTCTACGGCGCCTGCTCCCTGTCCTACCTGGGTGCCATGGTCTCCAGCAACTCAGCCCTGCAGTTCGTCAGCTACCCCacacag GTCCTGGGCAAGTCCTGTAAGCCCATTCCAG TGATGCTCCTGGGAGTGACCCTGCTGAGGAAGAAGTACCCCCCAGCCAAGtacctgtgtgtgctgctcatCGTGGCAGGGGTGGCCCTGTTCCTGTACAAGCCCAAAAAGGGGGCTGGGGGCGACGACCACACCTTTGGCTACGGGGAACTGCTGCTG CTGCTGTCTCTGACCCTGGATGGGCTCACAGGAGTGTCCCAGGACCACATGAGGAATCACTACCAGACAGGCTCCAACCACATGATGCTCAACGTCAACCTCTGGTCCACCCTGTTCCTGGGGGCTG GGATCCTGTTCACGGGGGAGCTCTGGGAGTTCCTGAGTTTCACGGAGCGTTACCCCCACATCATCTACAACATCCTCCTCTttggcctcaccagtgccctggggcag AGTTTTATCTTCATGACTGTGGTGTACTTTGGGCCCCTGACCTGCTCCATCATCACCACAACCCGCAAGTTCTTCACCATTTTAGCGTCCGTCGTTCTGTTTGCCAACCCCATCACTTCCATGCAGTGGGTGGGCACCATCCTGGTGTTCCTGG gcCTCGGACTCGATGCCAAATTCGGGAAGGGAGCGAAGAAAACGTCACATTGA
- the FAM117A gene encoding protein FAM117A isoform X3: MVGVGAALAGPAAPSAPAGLQPLRATVPFQLQQRRGDAARAVSSVPCATTEKLRERRTCSLDTIVGSYLLGQWPRDSDRASPAGTRDKATQTPPWWPEAEVAPGSASAQRRAASWGSADHRREIARLKQQLQRTKLSGRSGKEKEKSCPFPGDHTLLGSLQDSPSAFPCPSPALRLSPCLHRSLEGLNQELEEVFVREQGDEELLRVLDVPDGHRAPAPAQPDSMDASLALEPGSTLWSSLSPSLQSPGRPSEAQPEPREKDRSSPSPVPAFAASPRPNHSFVFKREPPEGCERVRAFEEAPPPIPPEPFQCPDKNKVHFSPSGSAFCPVRLARPLFPAMEFPGVGFLLRSFPAAPGAFLERLPETPARNCEPWKHGQPEESSHAVFQSSLVA; encoded by the exons ATGGTGGGGGTGGGTGCTGCGCTCGCCGGGCCcgctgccccctctgcccccgCGGGGCTGCAGCCGCTCCGCGCCACCGTCCCCTTCCAGCTGCAGCAACGCCGCGGAGATGCGGCCCGGGCAG tgtccagtgtcccctgtgccaccacGGAGAAGCTCCGGGAGCGCCGGACCTGCTCCCTGGACACCATCGTGGGCTCGTACCTGCTGGGCCAGTGGCCTCGGGACAGCGacagagccagccctgctggcaccaggGACAAGGCCACCCAG ACCCCGCCATGGTGGCCCGAGGCAGAGGTGGCACCGGGCAGTGCCAGCGCCCAGCGCCGCGCGGCGTCCTGGGGCAGCGCCGACCATCGCCGGGAG ATTGCCAggctgaagcagcagctccagcgcACGAAGCTCAGCGGCCgcagtgggaaggagaaggagaagagctGCCCGTTCCCAGGGGACCACACGCTCCTTGGATCACTGCAG GACTCTCCTTCAGCCTTCCCTTGTCCATCTCCCGCCCTGAGGCTCAGCCCCTGCTTGCACAGGAGCCTGGAGGGCCTgaaccaggagctggaggaggtgtTTGTGAGGGAACAGGGagatgaggagctgctgagg GTCCTGGATGTTCCTGACGGGCACAGGGCGCCGGCGCCCGCCCAGCCGGACTCCATGGATGCATCCCTGGCCCTGGAGCCGGGCAGTAccctctggagcagcctgtccccatccctgcagagcccagggaggcCCTcggaggcacagccagagcccagggagaAAG aCAGGAGCAGCCCTTCTCCAGTCCCAGcctttgctgcttctcctcGGCCCAACCACAGCTTCGTGTTCAAGCGGGAGCCCCCCGAGGGCTGCGAGCGAGTCCGAGCCTTCGAGGAGGCCCC CCCTCCCATCCCACCGGAGCCTTTCCAGTGCCCGGACAAGAACAAAGTGCACTTCTCCCCGTCGGGCTCCGCCTTCTGCCCCGTGCGCCTGGCGCGGCCGCTCTTCCCTGCCATGGAATTCCCTGGCGTGGGATTCCTGCTCCGGAGCTTCCCGGCCGCTCCCGGCGCCTTCCTGGAGCGCCTGCCCGAGACTCCCGCCCGGAATTGCGAGCCCTGGAAGCACGGCCAGCCCGAGGAGAGTTCCCACGCCGTGTTCCAGAGCTCCCTCGTGGCGTGA
- the FAM117A gene encoding protein FAM117A isoform X1 encodes MLFLPHFAVLLRLVHPGDEGPGTAVPGAPGAGAGLGLGSGSGSGSGSRSGSCPLPGQGERETGPAHVTRHGVGAARPCPALIGCSAAGGGIMGGASPAPYSLIGSTVPPCAHRAPDWPPPQRVRGGARRALSLACRVVGGAQAAGSQSALRSPRRPRPRALIRGAGGAGGSERRAGGPWWGWVLRSPGPLPPLPPRGCSRSAPPSPSSCSNAAEMRPGQIARLKQQLQRTKLSGRSGKEKEKSCPFPGDHTLLGSLQDSPSAFPCPSPALRLSPCLHRSLEGLNQELEEVFVREQGDEELLRVLDVPDGHRAPAPAQPDSMDASLALEPGSTLWSSLSPSLQSPGRPSEAQPEPREKDRSSPSPVPAFAASPRPNHSFVFKREPPEGCERVRAFEEAPPPIPPEPFQCPDKNKVHFSPSGSAFCPVRLARPLFPAMEFPGVGFLLRSFPAAPGAFLERLPETPARNCEPWKHGQPEESSHAVFQSSLVA; translated from the exons atgctttttttgcCTCATTTTGCGGTTCTCCTTCGTCTCGTTCACCCCGGGGATGAAGGGCCCGGGACGGCCGTGCCCGGTGCtcccggggctggggcaggattAGGActgggatcgggatcgggatcgggatcgggatcgaGATCGGGATCGTGTCCCCTCCCCGGCCAAGGTGAAAGAGAAACCGGCCCTGCCCACGTGACCCGCCACGGCGTGGGCGCTGCCAGACCGTGCCCTGCTCTGATTGGCTGTTCCGCCGCTGGGGGCGGGATAATGGGCGGGGCTTCACCTGCTCCTTACTCTCTGATTGGCTCGACCGTTCCTCCTTGTGCTCACCGCGCTCCTGATTGGCCGCCGCCGCAGCGTGTGCGGGGAGGAGCGCGCAGAGCGCTCTCATTGGCTTGCCGCGTTGTGGGCGGGGCGCAGGCTGCGGGCAGCCAATCAGCGCTGCGCTCACCtcgccggccccgcccccgagCGCTCATAAGAGGcgcgggcggcgcggggggctCAGAGCGGAGGGCGGGCGGGCCATGGTGGGGGTGGGTGCTGCGCTCGCCGGGCCcgctgccccctctgcccccgCGGGGCTGCAGCCGCTCCGCGCCACCGTCCCCTTCCAGCTGCAGCAACGCCGCGGAGATGCGGCCCGGGCAG ATTGCCAggctgaagcagcagctccagcgcACGAAGCTCAGCGGCCgcagtgggaaggagaaggagaagagctGCCCGTTCCCAGGGGACCACACGCTCCTTGGATCACTGCAG GACTCTCCTTCAGCCTTCCCTTGTCCATCTCCCGCCCTGAGGCTCAGCCCCTGCTTGCACAGGAGCCTGGAGGGCCTgaaccaggagctggaggaggtgtTTGTGAGGGAACAGGGagatgaggagctgctgagg GTCCTGGATGTTCCTGACGGGCACAGGGCGCCGGCGCCCGCCCAGCCGGACTCCATGGATGCATCCCTGGCCCTGGAGCCGGGCAGTAccctctggagcagcctgtccccatccctgcagagcccagggaggcCCTcggaggcacagccagagcccagggagaAAG aCAGGAGCAGCCCTTCTCCAGTCCCAGcctttgctgcttctcctcGGCCCAACCACAGCTTCGTGTTCAAGCGGGAGCCCCCCGAGGGCTGCGAGCGAGTCCGAGCCTTCGAGGAGGCCCC CCCTCCCATCCCACCGGAGCCTTTCCAGTGCCCGGACAAGAACAAAGTGCACTTCTCCCCGTCGGGCTCCGCCTTCTGCCCCGTGCGCCTGGCGCGGCCGCTCTTCCCTGCCATGGAATTCCCTGGCGTGGGATTCCTGCTCCGGAGCTTCCCGGCCGCTCCCGGCGCCTTCCTGGAGCGCCTGCCCGAGACTCCCGCCCGGAATTGCGAGCCCTGGAAGCACGGCCAGCCCGAGGAGAGTTCCCACGCCGTGTTCCAGAGCTCCCTCGTGGCGTGA